The following proteins are co-located in the Phocoena phocoena chromosome 1, mPhoPho1.1, whole genome shotgun sequence genome:
- the NHLH2 gene encoding helix-loop-helix protein 2 codes for MMLSPDQAADSDHPSSAPSDPESLGGADAKVLGSVSDLEPVEEAEGDGKGGSRAALYPHPQQLSREEKRRRRRATAKYRSAHATRERIRVEAFNLAFAELRKLLPTLPPDKKLSKIEILRLAICYISYLNHVLDV; via the coding sequence ATGATGCTGAGTCCAGACCAAGCCGCCGACTCGGACCACCCCAGTTCGGCGCCCTCGGACCCGGAGTCGCTGGGTGGCGCGGACGCCAAGGTGCTGGGCAGCGTGTCGGACCTGGAGCCGGTGGAGGAGGCCGAAGGCGACGGCAAGGGCGGCAGCCGGGCCGCGCTCTACCCGCACCCGCAGCAGCTGAGCCGCGAGGAGAAGCGCCGCCGCCGGCGAGCCACGGCCAAGTACCGCTCGGCCCACGCCACCCGCGAGCGCATCCGCGTGGAGGCCTTCAACCTGGCCTTCGCCGAGCTCCGCAAACTGCTGCCCACGCTGCCCCCGGACAAGAAGCTGTCCAAGATCGAGATCCTGCGCCTGGCCATTTGCTACATCTCCTATCTCAACCACGTCCTGGATGTGTAG